The following are encoded in a window of Solibacillus sp. FSL R7-0668 genomic DNA:
- a CDS encoding recombinase family protein, with product MKYAIYIRINTATDNENVSITNQVTLFENFMKKNGIELYKIYSDIAGGSTLEREGIQQLMTDAKKKKFEGVIVQDLTRISRLGHLTQLVTDVLNTNQIKLITLSELNTDNYPTLAGFINDTSNTSVMDYIHLNSKRCAIYVRTPKDSSEHLISNQINQLNKLADVLKLEIDSIYIDEGSGSELNREGLQKLMSDAHDKKFDVVLVQGLSRVSRNAATTKQFINLLNTNEIELLSFDAQKIQFLNDMFEHSSNLPIMEDGRHV from the coding sequence ATGAAATATGCAATCTATATTCGAATCAATACAGCAACAGACAATGAAAATGTGTCTATCACGAATCAAGTTACGCTCTTTGAAAACTTCATGAAGAAAAACGGCATAGAGCTTTATAAAATTTATTCCGATATCGCAGGTGGTTCAACTTTAGAGCGTGAAGGCATTCAACAATTGATGACAGATGCCAAGAAGAAAAAATTTGAAGGCGTTATCGTACAAGATTTAACTCGCATCTCGCGATTAGGTCATTTAACTCAATTAGTAACTGACGTTTTAAATACTAATCAAATTAAGTTAATTACTTTATCAGAGTTAAATACTGATAATTACCCGACACTAGCAGGTTTTATTAACGATACTAGTAATACGAGCGTAATGGATTATATACACCTAAATTCAAAGCGTTGTGCTATCTATGTCCGTACACCCAAGGATTCAAGTGAACATTTGATTTCAAATCAAATTAACCAGTTGAATAAACTTGCTGATGTTCTTAAATTAGAAATTGATAGTATCTACATCGATGAAGGTTCAGGTTCCGAATTAAATCGAGAAGGTCTCCAAAAACTAATGTCTGATGCCCATGATAAAAAATTTGATGTGGTACTTGTACAAGGGCTATCACGCGTTTCACGTAATGCAGCAACAACTAAACAATTTATCAACTTATTGAATACTAATGAAATTGAGTTGCTATCTTTTGATGCTCAAAAAATTCAATTTTTAAATGATATGTTCGAACATTCAAGTAATCTTCCAATTATGGAGGATGGCCGACATGTTTAA